A single genomic interval of Terriglobales bacterium harbors:
- the glmU gene encoding bifunctional UDP-N-acetylglucosamine diphosphorylase/glucosamine-1-phosphate N-acetyltransferase GlmU: MGTRGKARFAIAILAAGKGTRLKSKHPKVLHPVGGRPLLAHVIDAARQVVPARDIHVIIGHEAERVREAVASTGVRFVVQQPQRGTGHALMVARRALAPYSHVLVLSGDVPRVRPETVARLRDFHRAQGAAMTILTAEPPDPAAYGRVIRTNGDGVSAIVEARALTPQQQDAREINSGIYAFAVAPLFRYIRRLSTANYHREFYLTDMAAILAAAGERVVALRAESSEEVLGANTRAELVELDALLRREKCARLMDSGVTIFQPETCVIDAAVEIAPDTVVEPFVQILGKTRIGGDCRIRSYSVISDCEIESGVTIRPGCVLDQSRVRRGAIVGPYSHLRPGTDVGEGAHVGNFVETKKTRLGRGSKANHLTYLGDAEIGAG, translated from the coding sequence ATGGGCACACGCGGCAAGGCGCGCTTCGCCATCGCCATTCTGGCGGCGGGCAAGGGGACGCGGCTCAAGTCGAAGCATCCCAAGGTGCTGCATCCGGTCGGAGGCAGGCCGCTGCTTGCCCACGTGATTGACGCTGCGCGCCAAGTCGTGCCCGCCCGCGACATCCACGTCATCATCGGCCACGAGGCCGAGCGCGTACGCGAAGCCGTTGCCTCCACCGGCGTGCGTTTCGTGGTGCAGCAGCCACAGCGCGGCACCGGACACGCGCTCATGGTGGCGCGCCGCGCGCTGGCGCCCTATTCGCATGTTCTGGTGCTCTCCGGCGACGTGCCCCGCGTGCGCCCGGAAACCGTCGCTCGGCTGCGCGATTTTCATCGCGCGCAAGGCGCCGCCATGACCATCCTCACCGCCGAGCCGCCCGACCCCGCCGCCTATGGCCGTGTGATCCGCACCAACGGTGACGGGGTCTCCGCCATCGTCGAGGCCCGCGCGCTCACCCCCCAACAGCAGGATGCGCGCGAGATCAACTCCGGCATCTACGCTTTCGCCGTGGCGCCCCTCTTCCGGTATATTCGCCGCCTCTCGACCGCCAACTATCATCGCGAGTTCTATCTCACCGACATGGCGGCGATCCTGGCGGCCGCCGGGGAGCGCGTGGTCGCGTTGCGTGCTGAAAGCTCTGAAGAAGTTCTCGGCGCCAACACGCGTGCGGAACTGGTAGAACTGGACGCCCTGCTGCGTCGCGAAAAGTGCGCGCGACTCATGGACTCCGGCGTGACCATCTTTCAGCCCGAAACCTGCGTCATCGATGCCGCGGTTGAAATCGCACCGGACACGGTCGTCGAGCCTTTCGTGCAGATTCTGGGCAAGACGCGCATCGGTGGCGACTGCCGCATCCGCTCATACAGCGTAATCAGCGACTGCGAGATCGAGAGCGGCGTCACCATCCGTCCCGGCTGCGTTCTCGACCAGTCACGAGTGCGCCGTGGCGCCATTGTCGGCCCCTATTCCCACCTGCGTCCGGGAACCGACGTAGGCGAGGGCGCGCACGTGGGTAATTTCGTCGAAACCAAGAAGACGCGCCTCGGCCGCGGCTCCAAGGCCAACCACCTGACGTACCTCGGCGACGCCGAGATCGGCGCCGG